A single window of Hyphomicrobiales bacterium DNA harbors:
- a CDS encoding putative metal-dependent enzyme (Double-stranded beta helix superfamily) (Evidence 3 : Putative function from multiple computational evidences) — protein sequence MQGLLIDEMRGSALLRGLHTDSDTLSRDYLNAARRVLEDLVAQPDPFAGLSLQRKPGGYARNLLAGDAQVSIWAMVWSPGCATSIHDHHCSCCFGVVSGVVRETWYRAISPTQAVPAEVHDRAPGYVACMLPSGPNIHRMENCGDGEAISIHIYGFDHQMHASSIETEYLLAKL from the coding sequence ATGCAGGGACTGTTGATCGACGAGATGCGCGGCAGCGCACTCCTGCGTGGGCTGCACACGGACTCCGATACGCTCTCGCGGGATTACCTCAATGCGGCGCGCCGGGTTCTTGAGGATCTCGTCGCACAGCCTGATCCATTCGCAGGGTTGTCATTGCAGCGCAAGCCCGGGGGCTATGCCCGCAATCTGCTGGCCGGCGATGCACAGGTCAGCATCTGGGCGATGGTCTGGAGCCCCGGCTGCGCCACCTCCATACATGATCATCATTGCTCCTGCTGCTTCGGGGTAGTCAGCGGGGTCGTTCGCGAAACCTGGTACCGCGCCATCAGTCCGACGCAGGCGGTACCGGCCGAGGTGCATGACCGCGCCCCTGGTTATGTCGCTTGCATGCTGCCGTCCGGGCCGAATATTCACCGCATGGAGAACTGCGGTGATGGCGAGGCGATTTCCATCCACATCTATGGTTTCGATCATCAGATGCATGCCTCGTCCATCGAAACGGAATATTTGCTCGCGAAGCTCTGA
- a CDS encoding Chitooligosaccharide deacetylase has product MTATPAPANPAPPAPDFPWPDGKRCALFPAFDVDAESVWLGGDPANADRHVTLSYGGYEARVGIPKILELLARHGVRATFFVTGWAVEAHAKSCEAILAAGHEIAHHGYLHLKPDAERFDVMIEEIDRGLEAMGRVLGITPVGYRAPWGESFPALLQLLVDRGIRYSSSWRDDIRPYRHVLPGGPGPVEIPVNYSFDDWSYGLTHRSSPRALFGREAVLAIWRDEFDQTREWGGVTTMVMHPQVTGRPMRIRILDDFLTHVRTHDDVWIATGREIMEHYESCEARAGDAADLSRLPSE; this is encoded by the coding sequence ATGACGGCCACTCCTGCCCCAGCCAATCCCGCCCCGCCGGCCCCCGATTTTCCATGGCCGGATGGCAAGCGTTGCGCCTTGTTTCCAGCTTTCGACGTGGATGCGGAGTCGGTCTGGCTCGGCGGCGATCCCGCCAATGCCGATCGTCACGTCACCCTCTCGTACGGTGGTTACGAGGCCCGCGTCGGCATCCCGAAGATCCTCGAACTGCTGGCGCGCCACGGGGTCCGTGCCACGTTCTTCGTGACAGGCTGGGCCGTGGAGGCCCACGCGAAGAGCTGCGAGGCCATCCTCGCCGCCGGCCACGAGATCGCCCACCACGGCTATCTGCATCTGAAGCCGGATGCCGAGCGCTTCGATGTCATGATCGAGGAGATCGACCGGGGTCTTGAGGCCATGGGGCGCGTACTCGGCATCACGCCCGTCGGCTACAGGGCACCGTGGGGCGAAAGCTTCCCCGCCCTTCTGCAACTGCTCGTGGATCGTGGCATCCGCTATTCCAGTTCCTGGCGCGATGACATCCGGCCCTATCGCCATGTGCTGCCCGGCGGCCCGGGGCCCGTCGAGATTCCCGTGAACTACAGCTTCGACGACTGGAGTTACGGCCTCACTCATCGCTCCAGCCCCCGGGCGTTGTTCGGTCGCGAAGCGGTGCTCGCCATCTGGCGTGACGAATTCGACCAGACCCGGGAATGGGGCGGTGTCACCACCATGGTCATGCATCCGCAGGTGACCGGGCGGCCCATGCGCATCCGCATTCTCGACGATTTCCTGACCCATGTCCGCACCCATGACGATGTCTGGATCGCGACGGGCCGGGAGATCATGGAGCATTATGAAAGCTGCGAGGCGCGTGCCGGCGATGCGGCCGATCTCAGCCGCTTACCCTCAGAATGA
- a CDS encoding NAD(P)H-quinone oxidoreductase, translating into MRAVILAETGGPDVLHIEEFEDPAAQPGEVVIAVEAAALNYADLMQRNGTYTKGVALPTILGIECSGVIIEVGAGVTGWTIGDRVCTLVPGGGYAERVAVSASQLLPLPRGVDLVTAASLPEAAATVWSNIIDTCALAPGEVLLVHGGTGGIGSFAVQTGRAWGADVLATAGSEDKLRRCEEFGASRAISYRTEDFAREVLAHTMGRGADVILDNMGASYLPKNIEALAKDGRIAIIGLQGGREVSLSLAALFAKRASLFTTSLRDRPAAAKDRIIAGVRRDLWPHLESGRIKPVVDRIFPLTEAAAAHRYMEEGRHVGKIILRVSG; encoded by the coding sequence ATGCGCGCCGTTATCCTGGCTGAGACGGGCGGACCAGACGTCCTGCATATAGAGGAATTCGAGGACCCGGCCGCCCAGCCGGGCGAGGTCGTCATCGCGGTGGAAGCGGCGGCACTGAACTACGCCGACCTCATGCAGCGCAATGGCACCTATACGAAAGGCGTCGCCCTGCCGACCATTCTCGGCATCGAATGCTCCGGCGTGATCATCGAAGTCGGAGCCGGTGTCACGGGATGGACAATCGGCGACCGGGTCTGCACGCTCGTGCCCGGCGGGGGCTATGCCGAACGGGTGGCGGTTTCCGCCAGCCAGCTCCTGCCTTTGCCGCGCGGCGTCGATCTCGTGACGGCGGCCTCGCTTCCCGAGGCGGCTGCGACGGTATGGTCCAACATCATCGACACCTGCGCGCTGGCCCCAGGAGAAGTCCTCCTGGTCCACGGCGGCACCGGCGGCATCGGCTCCTTTGCCGTGCAGACGGGCCGGGCCTGGGGGGCGGACGTTCTGGCAACTGCCGGCAGCGAGGACAAGCTGCGGCGCTGCGAGGAGTTCGGCGCAAGCCGTGCGATCTCCTATCGGACCGAGGATTTCGCGCGCGAGGTTCTCGCCCATACGATGGGGCGGGGCGCCGATGTCATCCTCGACAACATGGGAGCCTCCTATCTCCCGAAGAACATCGAGGCGCTCGCGAAAGACGGGCGCATCGCCATCATCGGCCTGCAGGGCGGCCGTGAGGTGTCGCTCTCACTCGCCGCACTCTTCGCGAAACGGGCGTCCTTGTTCACCACCTCACTGAGGGACCGACCCGCCGCCGCCAAGGATCGCATCATCGCCGGTGTGCGACGCGATCTCTGGCCCCATCTCGAAAGCGGACGCATCAAGCCGGTGGTCGACCGGATCTTCCCCCTGACTGAAGCCGCCGCCGCCCATCGCTATATGGAGGAAGGGCGGCATGTGGGTAAGATCATTCTGAGGGTAAGCGGCTGA
- the ocd gene encoding Ornithine cyclodeaminase produces MEAALVQYVGVDNMIRLVETMGVEPFLVGLAGYIEEDFRRWAAFEKAPRVASHSRDGVIELMPASDGALYGFKYVNGHPKNTRSGLQTVTAFGVLSDVATGYPKLLSEMTITTALRTAATSALAARYLARPDASSMAIIGLGAQSEFQALAFKALLGIRNLRVFDIDPAATAKFRTNLADYGFSITSAASAEEAVLGADITTTVTADKLNATILSDNMVGAGVHINAVGGDCPGKTELHRDILLRADVFVEFPEQTRIEGEIQQMEADFPVTELWRVIAGEAPGRRAPEQITLFDSVGFATEDFSALRYVSDHVAGTDFFDEIDLVTEPENPRDLFGLIAKHHDAAAAMSSRGAR; encoded by the coding sequence GTGGAGGCGGCTTTGGTCCAGTATGTCGGTGTCGACAATATGATCCGGCTGGTCGAGACGATGGGGGTGGAACCCTTTCTCGTCGGGCTGGCCGGTTATATCGAGGAAGACTTCCGCCGCTGGGCCGCGTTCGAAAAGGCGCCACGGGTCGCCAGCCACTCCCGGGACGGGGTCATCGAACTCATGCCGGCGAGTGACGGGGCCCTCTACGGCTTCAAATATGTCAACGGCCACCCAAAGAACACGCGTTCCGGCCTGCAGACCGTCACGGCCTTCGGTGTCCTCTCCGACGTCGCGACCGGGTACCCCAAGCTACTCTCGGAAATGACGATCACGACCGCTTTGCGGACCGCAGCGACGTCGGCGCTCGCGGCTCGCTATCTCGCACGCCCGGATGCGTCCAGCATGGCGATTATCGGCCTCGGTGCGCAGTCCGAGTTTCAGGCGCTCGCCTTCAAGGCCCTGTTGGGCATCCGCAATCTCCGTGTGTTCGATATCGACCCGGCCGCAACCGCCAAGTTTCGCACCAACCTCGCAGACTATGGCTTCTCGATCACCAGCGCGGCCAGCGCCGAAGAGGCTGTGCTTGGCGCCGATATCACTACGACCGTGACCGCCGATAAGCTCAATGCCACCATCCTGAGCGACAACATGGTCGGGGCGGGCGTGCATATCAACGCGGTTGGCGGAGACTGCCCGGGGAAGACGGAACTCCATCGCGACATCCTGCTGCGCGCCGATGTCTTCGTCGAGTTCCCTGAACAGACGCGCATCGAGGGCGAGATCCAGCAGATGGAGGCTGACTTTCCGGTGACTGAGCTCTGGCGCGTCATTGCCGGCGAAGCGCCCGGCCGACGCGCGCCGGAGCAGATCACGCTGTTCGATTCAGTCGGCTTCGCAACCGAGGATTTTTCCGCGCTGCGCTACGTCAGCGACCACGTGGCGGGTACGGATTTCTTCGACGAGATTGATCTCGTGACCGAACCGGAAAATCCGCGCGATCTCTTCGGGCTGATTGCCAAGCACCATGACGCGGCGGCCGCGATGTCGTCCAGAGGGGCACGATGA
- a CDS encoding Regulator of RNase E activity RraA → MALSPDLRVTLEGVSTATLTTVLLKKGLRNVWLRGAKPLHAGQGKFVGAAFTLRFVPAREDLATPASWASPISTRAAIEAMPEGVIAVVDAMGVTDAGIFGDILCARMAKRGVVALITDGVVRDIAGVEASGLPVWCQGVAAPPSVAGLTFVGWQEPVACGGVAIFPDDVIVVDDDGAVVIPAALAEAVAAEAVDQERMEAWIMQEVDRGVALPGLYPMNDETKQRYQQFLKDKT, encoded by the coding sequence ATGGCGCTTTCCCCTGATCTGCGCGTGACGCTTGAAGGCGTCTCCACCGCGACGCTGACGACCGTATTGCTGAAGAAGGGATTGCGTAACGTCTGGCTGCGCGGCGCCAAGCCGTTGCATGCCGGACAGGGCAAGTTCGTCGGTGCCGCCTTCACGCTTCGCTTTGTTCCCGCGCGCGAAGATCTGGCGACCCCTGCATCCTGGGCCTCGCCGATCTCGACGCGCGCCGCCATCGAGGCGATGCCAGAAGGTGTGATCGCTGTCGTTGATGCGATGGGCGTGACCGATGCGGGCATCTTTGGCGACATTCTCTGCGCGCGCATGGCCAAGCGTGGCGTGGTCGCCCTCATTACCGACGGCGTGGTCCGCGATATCGCCGGCGTCGAAGCCTCGGGCCTTCCCGTTTGGTGCCAGGGCGTCGCGGCGCCGCCGTCCGTGGCCGGGCTCACTTTTGTCGGCTGGCAGGAGCCCGTGGCCTGCGGGGGCGTCGCCATCTTCCCGGATGACGTCATCGTGGTCGACGATGATGGTGCTGTTGTCATTCCCGCAGCGCTCGCGGAGGCGGTCGCTGCCGAGGCGGTCGATCAGGAACGCATGGAAGCCTGGATCATGCAGGAGGTCGATCGCGGCGTGGCGCTGCCCGGCCTCTATCCCATGAATGATGAGACCAAGCAGCGCTACCAGCAATTCCTGAAGGACAAGACTTGA
- a CDS encoding DNA polymerase-3 subunit epsilon, with product MASAQQPNFFALLDAEADPLEAEAREKPRRKARTKAGGAPSAAGRMPVVAYDAQQEAWACELEQSGRYRILRQLQFRPVVPRDPLPDEKVAVIVDVETTGLDHTKDEVIELGMVAVTYNEDGSFGDVIAAFSELREPSIPISAESVRITGITPEMVAGKVLDLDAISRFIEPASLVIAHNARFDRPFCEKLARGFDVKAWACSASEIDWASFGFEGVKLGYLVGQSGWFHNGHRAVDDCHALLEVLGAPLKDGSGPAFPRLLASARRARYRVWAEYSPFDMKDVLKGRGYRWNDGSDGRPKSWWVETSEEALEAELQFLRTDIYQRDADPRVDRITAFERFKSAR from the coding sequence ATGGCATCGGCACAGCAACCCAATTTCTTCGCGCTGCTCGACGCGGAAGCAGACCCGCTGGAAGCGGAAGCGCGGGAGAAACCACGCCGCAAGGCACGTACGAAAGCAGGTGGTGCTCCATCTGCCGCCGGACGTATGCCGGTCGTCGCCTATGACGCGCAGCAGGAAGCCTGGGCTTGCGAACTGGAACAATCCGGCCGTTATCGCATCCTGCGTCAATTGCAGTTCCGGCCGGTCGTCCCGCGCGATCCCCTGCCGGATGAGAAGGTCGCGGTCATCGTCGATGTGGAGACCACCGGGCTCGATCACACCAAGGATGAGGTGATCGAACTGGGCATGGTCGCTGTCACCTACAACGAGGATGGCAGCTTCGGCGATGTCATTGCCGCCTTCAGCGAATTGCGTGAGCCGAGCATTCCGATCAGCGCCGAGAGCGTGCGCATCACCGGCATCACGCCAGAGATGGTCGCGGGCAAGGTGCTCGACCTCGATGCAATCAGCCGGTTCATCGAGCCGGCATCGCTTGTCATCGCCCACAACGCCCGCTTCGACCGGCCGTTCTGCGAGAAACTGGCGCGTGGTTTCGACGTCAAGGCCTGGGCCTGCTCAGCCTCGGAGATCGACTGGGCAAGCTTTGGTTTCGAGGGGGTCAAACTCGGCTATCTCGTCGGCCAGTCCGGCTGGTTCCATAACGGCCATCGCGCGGTGGACGATTGCCACGCGCTGCTCGAAGTCCTTGGCGCTCCGCTCAAGGATGGAAGCGGCCCGGCCTTCCCGCGGCTTCTGGCCAGCGCTCGCCGCGCTCGCTATCGCGTCTGGGCCGAATACAGCCCCTTCGACATGAAGGACGTGTTGAAGGGGCGTGGCTATCGCTGGAACGACGGTTCTGATGGGCGCCCCAAATCCTGGTGGGTCGAGACAAGCGAGGAGGCGCTGGAGGCCGAGCTGCAATTCCTGCGGACCGACATCTACCAACGCGATGCCGACCCGCGCGTTGACCGCATCACCGCCTTCGAGCGCTTCAAGTCCGCGCGGTGA
- a CDS encoding DNA-binding Lrp family transcriptional regulator, giving the protein MRKLLSQCVQIETMHIFDDLDRQLISALREDGRAPISKLATILGISRATVQSRLDRLLENGAVLGFTIRSRHDYDANTIRAIMLIEVTGRSTTAVIKQLRGLTELHSLHTTNGAWDLVAEIRASSLSDFDRVLREVRTINGILNSETSILLSSVE; this is encoded by the coding sequence ATGAGGAAATTGCTCAGTCAATGTGTGCAAATTGAAACCATGCATATCTTCGATGATCTTGATCGCCAGTTGATCTCCGCCTTGCGTGAGGACGGGCGTGCCCCGATATCGAAGCTCGCCACGATTCTCGGAATCTCGCGCGCCACGGTTCAAAGTCGCCTCGACCGGCTGCTCGAAAACGGCGCGGTGCTCGGCTTCACGATACGCTCCCGTCATGACTATGACGCCAACACCATCCGGGCGATCATGCTGATCGAGGTCACCGGCCGCTCGACCACAGCGGTTATCAAGCAGTTGCGGGGCTTGACGGAGTTACACTCCCTGCACACGACCAATGGCGCCTGGGACTTGGTGGCAGAGATCCGCGCTTCGAGCCTGAGCGATTTCGACCGCGTGCTCCGTGAGGTGCGCACGATCAACGGGATATTGAACAGCGAGACCAGCATCCTGCTCTCGTCGGTGGAATGA
- a CDS encoding conserved hypothetical protein (Evidence 4 : Unknown function but conserved in other organisms) translates to MMAHKLSVQAPRSVVMIRPHHFSPNPATAHDNAFQAQDSARTAEAIAKAAFDEVSRAADQLASAGITVHLFEDETRDTPDSVFPNNWFSTHAGGHVAIYPMFSPSRRRERRGDIIEMLKHRYRVQDVIDYSGLEQDAVYLEGTGAMVLDHIERVAYAARSNRTNEVALERFCTHFNFEPVVFDAADRDGRPIYHTNVLMCIGTDFCMIGLSAISNPERRAEIAGRFADTGRVVIDLTHAQINEFAGNAIELDSRAGRVLALSSRALRALSQDQRAALETHVRLLPLDVPTIELAGGSVRCMLAGIHLASRGAAKGTASLLPSHASGQAWPAV, encoded by the coding sequence ATGATGGCCCACAAGCTATCCGTGCAGGCGCCGCGCAGCGTCGTCATGATCCGTCCCCATCACTTCTCGCCCAATCCGGCCACGGCCCACGACAACGCCTTTCAGGCGCAGGACAGCGCGCGCACGGCCGAGGCGATCGCAAAGGCGGCCTTTGACGAGGTGAGCCGCGCCGCGGACCAGCTAGCCAGTGCAGGAATCACGGTTCACCTCTTCGAGGACGAAACCCGTGACACCCCGGATTCGGTCTTCCCCAACAACTGGTTCTCGACTCATGCCGGCGGGCATGTCGCCATCTATCCCATGTTCTCGCCCAGCCGCAGGCGGGAGCGGCGCGGCGATATCATCGAGATGCTGAAGCATCGCTATCGGGTGCAGGATGTCATCGACTATTCCGGCCTCGAACAGGATGCGGTCTATCTTGAGGGGACCGGGGCGATGGTGCTCGACCATATCGAACGTGTCGCCTACGCCGCGCGGTCCAATCGCACCAACGAAGTGGCGCTTGAACGCTTCTGCACGCATTTCAACTTCGAGCCGGTGGTGTTCGACGCGGCCGATCGCGATGGCCGGCCGATCTACCACACCAACGTGCTGATGTGCATTGGCACGGATTTCTGCATGATCGGCCTCTCCGCGATCTCCAATCCCGAACGCCGGGCGGAGATTGCCGGTCGTTTCGCGGATACGGGCCGCGTGGTCATCGACCTGACGCATGCCCAGATCAATGAGTTCGCCGGCAATGCCATCGAACTCGACAGCCGCGCGGGGAGGGTGCTTGCACTGTCGTCCCGGGCGCTGCGTGCGCTGTCGCAAGACCAGCGCGCTGCGCTGGAAACTCATGTCAGGCTCCTGCCGCTGGACGTTCCGACCATCGAATTAGCTGGCGGCTCCGTGCGCTGCATGCTGGCGGGGATCCACCTGGCGTCGCGAGGCGCTGCAAAGGGGACTGCAAGCCTCCTGCCAAGTCATGCTTCCGGACAGGCATGGCCCGCGGTCTGA